One Castanea sativa cultivar Marrone di Chiusa Pesio chromosome 4, ASM4071231v1 DNA window includes the following coding sequences:
- the LOC142633096 gene encoding F-box/kelch-repeat protein At3g23880-like isoform X1 → MGRKSKSHSDPTTSMPKKKAKAEKEDEKVGGADIISQLHPNIVTDILLRLPFNTLFSCRCVCKTWLELLVDPSFAQLYHARAGPCIILQPTNKNRQQHLYAVHFDNRNCVPNSIVKFATETHLGMGCNVKLSLLDSCNGLILLGKMYRSQVKLDQLYVCNPITSEFVIVRPGINLTSSPMCPCLGFCPKTQVYKVVLLSKKQYEAEVSNNMVTLVYTLGEKGNGLWKSVNVGDGLLHQPRNTTFLNGIIRWVVRSPSVPQFINSFDVEDECFRPVPPPPEFVSPDQTTWPKWEINLGVLEGCLAIGECAKDVSWRFHVWVMKEYGVQASWTKTYTMDFSVEKLLAFFPISQILGFCCNGDTLFTHHGRNLVSFNPLNPSFKIHRIEKLYNFLMHPYIPNLSSLRDIARGETLFNATLSIWMDTLQLPVPMPLQDICMTTVLA, encoded by the exons ATGGGAAGAAAAAGCAAATCCCATTCCGACCCAACAACCAGCATGCCCAAGAAGAAGGCCAAAgcagaaaaagaagatgaaaaagttgGCGGCGCTGACATTATCTCACAGCTTCACCCAAATATTGTGACAGACATTCTGTTACGACTGCCCTTTAATACCCTGTTCAGCTGTAGGTGCGTTTGCAAGACTTGGCTAGAACTTCTCGTTGACCCTAGTTTCGCTCAATTGTATCACGCAAGAGCAGGCCCCTGCATCATCCTCCAACCCACAAACAAAAACCGTCAACAGCATCTCTACGCAGTTCATTTTGACAATAGAAATTGTGTGCCTAACTCTATAGTAAAGTTTGCCACTGAAACCCATTTAGGTATGGGATGTAATGTGAAACTTAGTCTGTTGGATTCATGCAATGGGTTGATTTTGCTAGGCAAGATGTATCGGTCTCAAGTGAAATTGGATCAATTATATGTGTGTAATCCTATAACGAGTGAGTTCGTCATAGTTAGGCCTGGTATCAATCTAACATCTTCTCCCATGTGTCCTTGCCTTGGCTTTTGTCCCAAAACTCAAGTATACAAGGTAGTTCTCTTGTCCAAAAAACAGTATGAAGCTGAAGTTAGCAACAACATGGTGACTCTTGTGTACACACTTGGAGAGAAGGGTAATGGTCTTTGGAAGAGTGTTAATGTTGGAGATGGTTTGCTCCATCAGCCAAGAAATACTACTTTTCTCAATGGAATTATTCGTTGGGTTGTGAGATCCCCTAGTGTACCTCAATTTATAAATTCCTTTGATGTGGAGGATGAGTGTTTTCGACCAGTTCCACCACCTCCTGAGTTTGTGTCACCTGATCAAACTACATGGCCAAAGTGGGAGATCAATCTTGGGGTGTTGGAAGGTTGTCTTGCGATTGGTGAATGTGCTAAAGATGTTTCCTGGCGCTTTCACGTATGGGTAATGAAGGAGTATGGTGTTCAAGCATCTTGGACTAAGACATACACTATGGACTTCTCGGTGGAAAAACTACTGGCTTTCTTTCCCATTTCACAAATCCTAGGGTTCTGTTGCAATGGTGACACTTTATTCACACATCATGGCAGGAATTTGGTCTCTTTCAATCCTTTGAACCCAAGTTTCAAGATTCATAGGATTGAAAAACTATATAACTTTCTGATGCATCCTTATATTCCCAACCTGTCTTCACTTCGGGATATAGCAAGAGGAGAAACCCTGTTCAATGCCACATTGAG TATATGGATGGATACTCTCCAACTTCCTGTGCCAATGCCATTGCAAGACATATGTATGACCACTGTGTTGGCATGA
- the LOC142633096 gene encoding F-box/kelch-repeat protein At3g23880-like isoform X2, producing the protein MGRKSKSHSDPTTSMPKKKAKAEKEDEKVGGADIISQLHPNIVTDILLRLPFNTLFSCRCVCKTWLELLVDPSFAQLYHARAGPCIILQPTNKNRQQHLYAVHFDNRNCVPNSIVKFATETHLGMGCNVKLSLLDSCNGLILLGKMYRSQVKLDQLYVCNPITSEFVIVRPGINLTSSPMCPCLGFCPKTQVYKVVLLSKKQYEAEVSNNMVTLVYTLGEKGNGLWKSVNVGDGLLHQPRNTTFLNGIIRWVVRSPSVPQFINSFDVEDECFRPVPPPPEFVSPDQTTWPKWEINLGVLEGCLAIGECAKDVSWRFHVWVMKEYGVQASWTKTYTMDFSVEKLLAFFPISQILGFCCNGDTLFTHHGRNLVSFNPLNPSFKIHRIEKLYNFLMHPYIPNLSSLRDIARGETLFNATLR; encoded by the exons ATGGGAAGAAAAAGCAAATCCCATTCCGACCCAACAACCAGCATGCCCAAGAAGAAGGCCAAAgcagaaaaagaagatgaaaaagttgGCGGCGCTGACATTATCTCACAGCTTCACCCAAATATTGTGACAGACATTCTGTTACGACTGCCCTTTAATACCCTGTTCAGCTGTAGGTGCGTTTGCAAGACTTGGCTAGAACTTCTCGTTGACCCTAGTTTCGCTCAATTGTATCACGCAAGAGCAGGCCCCTGCATCATCCTCCAACCCACAAACAAAAACCGTCAACAGCATCTCTACGCAGTTCATTTTGACAATAGAAATTGTGTGCCTAACTCTATAGTAAAGTTTGCCACTGAAACCCATTTAGGTATGGGATGTAATGTGAAACTTAGTCTGTTGGATTCATGCAATGGGTTGATTTTGCTAGGCAAGATGTATCGGTCTCAAGTGAAATTGGATCAATTATATGTGTGTAATCCTATAACGAGTGAGTTCGTCATAGTTAGGCCTGGTATCAATCTAACATCTTCTCCCATGTGTCCTTGCCTTGGCTTTTGTCCCAAAACTCAAGTATACAAGGTAGTTCTCTTGTCCAAAAAACAGTATGAAGCTGAAGTTAGCAACAACATGGTGACTCTTGTGTACACACTTGGAGAGAAGGGTAATGGTCTTTGGAAGAGTGTTAATGTTGGAGATGGTTTGCTCCATCAGCCAAGAAATACTACTTTTCTCAATGGAATTATTCGTTGGGTTGTGAGATCCCCTAGTGTACCTCAATTTATAAATTCCTTTGATGTGGAGGATGAGTGTTTTCGACCAGTTCCACCACCTCCTGAGTTTGTGTCACCTGATCAAACTACATGGCCAAAGTGGGAGATCAATCTTGGGGTGTTGGAAGGTTGTCTTGCGATTGGTGAATGTGCTAAAGATGTTTCCTGGCGCTTTCACGTATGGGTAATGAAGGAGTATGGTGTTCAAGCATCTTGGACTAAGACATACACTATGGACTTCTCGGTGGAAAAACTACTGGCTTTCTTTCCCATTTCACAAATCCTAGGGTTCTGTTGCAATGGTGACACTTTATTCACACATCATGGCAGGAATTTGGTCTCTTTCAATCCTTTGAACCCAAGTTTCAAGATTCATAGGATTGAAAAACTATATAACTTTCTGATGCATCCTTATATTCCCAACCTGTCTTCACTTCGGGATATAGCAAGAGGAGAAACCCTGTTCAATGCCACATTGAG GTAG